The following coding sequences lie in one Arachis stenosperma cultivar V10309 chromosome 5, arast.V10309.gnm1.PFL2, whole genome shotgun sequence genomic window:
- the LOC130979492 gene encoding chemocyanin-like, which yields MEQLRAAWAAKAIVMIIITSILFQCVCGVNHTVGETSGWDLTSNIQAWASSATFSVGDDLVFLYTPVYDVVEVNQQGYDTCTIANAMATYSSGETVIHLTAPGTRYFVCGRLGHCQQGLKLQVQVQTQAQGQTQSNNNGAPPHSSGNSLPAPPHSAPDTPPADVPESCDCSRADHMLTSITLVITTVILSSARAAFLFPLKHHLLLVFT from the exons ATGGAGCAACTGAGGGCAGCATGGGCAGCGAAGGCTATCGTTATGATCATAATCACTTCCATTCTTTTCCAATGCGTCTGCGGTGTTAACCACACCGTCGGCGAAACTTCTGGCTGGGATCTCACTTCCAATATCCAGGCCTGGGCCTCTTCCGCTACCTTCTCCGTTGGCGATGATCTCG TGTTCTTGTATACGCCGGTCTATGATGTGGTGGAGGTTAACCAACAAGGTTACGACACGTGTACTATCGCCAACGCCATGGCCACGTACAGCTCCGGGGAAACAGTGATCCACCTCACGGCACCTGGAACCCGCTACTTCGTTTGCGGCAGATTGGGCCACTGCCAACAGGGCCTAAAACTTCAAGTCCAAGTCCAGACCCAGGCCCAGGGACAGACCCAATCCAACAATAACGGTGCTCCTCCACATTCTTCTGGCAACTCCCTTCCGGCTCCGCCTCATTCTGCCCCCGACACTCCTCCTGCTGATGTTCCAGAATCTTGCGATTGCTCACGTGCTGACCACATGCTTACGTCGATTACGCTCGTGATCACCACCGTGATCCTCTCTTCCGCTCGCGCTGCGTTCCTCTTCCCACTTAAGCATCATCTCCTGCTGGTTTTCACCTGA